In one window of Chitinophagales bacterium DNA:
- a CDS encoding lysophospholipid acyltransferase family protein — protein MYYLIYSLFYLLSLLPWRVLYLLSDGIYLLIYYVIGYRKKVVFDNIAVAFPEKSLAERTAIAKAFYRNFVDTFIETIKLVSISEQAFRKRLRINRDVLDQVYASGKSIQIHSAHFFNWEFLNLGIAANTPYRWLGVFTPISSKAFSRIMWDLRSKFGTVLIPATEFRTQFHQYARGQYSLGLVADQSPGSPMNAFWTKFFGRMTPFVKGPEKGAKNMDTAIVMADIYKIKRGYYQIDLSLLTMEPRETPDGYITKSLINFTEDCIRKRPDNYLWSHRRWKFPYDEEKYQHLVVD, from the coding sequence ATGTATTACCTGATTTATTCTCTTTTCTATCTTTTGTCCTTACTGCCTTGGCGGGTGCTGTATCTGTTAAGCGATGGTATTTATCTTCTGATCTATTATGTAATTGGTTATCGCAAGAAAGTGGTATTTGATAATATCGCTGTGGCATTTCCGGAAAAATCACTAGCTGAGCGAACTGCTATTGCAAAAGCTTTCTATAGAAATTTTGTTGACACATTTATTGAAACCATCAAACTGGTATCTATTTCTGAGCAAGCATTTCGAAAAAGATTACGCATTAATCGGGATGTATTGGATCAGGTTTATGCCAGTGGTAAGAGTATCCAGATTCATTCAGCGCATTTCTTCAATTGGGAGTTTTTAAACCTTGGTATTGCTGCCAATACGCCTTATCGTTGGTTGGGCGTTTTCACACCTATCAGCAGCAAAGCATTCAGCCGCATCATGTGGGATTTGCGCAGTAAGTTCGGAACAGTGTTGATTCCGGCTACTGAATTCAGAACGCAGTTTCATCAGTATGCACGTGGACAATATTCATTGGGTTTGGTAGCTGATCAAAGTCCGGGCAGCCCGATGAATGCTTTCTGGACAAAGTTCTTCGGTCGTATGACACCATTTGTAAAAGGGCCGGAAAAGGGTGCCAAGAATATGGATACGGCTATAGTAATGGCGGATATTTATAAAATTAAGCGTGGGTATTATCAAATTGATTTGAGCTTACTCACGATGGAGCCACGCGAAACGCCTGATGGATATATTACGAAGTCGCTGATCAATTTTACAGAAGACTGTATTAGAAAACGTCCGGATAATTATTTATGGAGTCACCGCAGATGGAAATTTCCATACGATGAAGAGAAATACCAACATTTAGTTGTTGATTAA
- the kbl gene encoding glycine C-acetyltransferase, with protein sequence MNEQFVARIATELKEIEAAGLLKRERIITSEQGPEITVNGKQVLNFCANNYLGLSSHPKVIEAAHKAIDTHGYGMSSVRFICGTQDIHKELEQKIAQFLGTEDTILYAAAFDANGGVFEPLFNEEDAIISDALNHASIIDGVRLCKAQRFRYEHNNMEDLEAKLKESAGCRSRIIVTDGSFSMDGTIAQLDKICDLADKYNAIVMIDECHSSGFLGKTGRGTHEHRGVMGRIDIITGTLGKALGGASGGFTSGRKEIIEMLRQRSRPYLFSNTVAPSIVGASIAVLDMLTETTALRDKLEFNTKYFRTKMTEAGFDIKPGEHPIVPIMLYDAVIAQQFAAALLEEGVYVIGFFFPVVPKGQARIRVQLSAAHEQAHLDKAIAAFTKVGKQLGVIK encoded by the coding sequence ATGAACGAACAATTTGTGGCACGTATCGCAACGGAACTGAAGGAAATAGAAGCGGCCGGATTGCTGAAAAGAGAGCGCATCATTACCAGTGAGCAGGGACCAGAAATCACGGTTAACGGTAAGCAGGTACTGAATTTTTGTGCCAACAATTATCTCGGTTTATCTTCTCACCCCAAGGTGATTGAAGCTGCCCACAAAGCCATTGATACCCATGGTTATGGTATGAGCAGTGTGCGTTTTATCTGTGGCACACAGGATATTCACAAAGAACTCGAACAAAAGATTGCCCAATTTCTGGGTACAGAAGATACCATCTTATATGCTGCGGCTTTTGATGCCAATGGCGGTGTATTTGAACCGCTGTTCAATGAGGAAGATGCCATCATTTCTGATGCATTGAACCATGCTTCTATCATTGATGGCGTGCGTTTGTGTAAAGCACAGCGTTTCCGTTATGAGCACAACAATATGGAAGATTTGGAAGCCAAACTGAAAGAAAGTGCAGGCTGCAGAAGTCGCATCATCGTTACAGATGGTTCATTCAGTATGGATGGTACCATCGCACAATTGGATAAAATATGTGACCTCGCCGATAAATACAACGCTATTGTGATGATTGATGAATGTCATTCATCCGGCTTTTTGGGCAAGACTGGTCGCGGTACACATGAGCACCGTGGTGTGATGGGTAGAATTGATATCATCACAGGTACATTAGGTAAGGCCTTGGGTGGTGCATCAGGTGGTTTCACATCCGGCAGAAAAGAAATCATTGAAATGTTGCGCCAGCGTTCACGTCCGTATCTCTTTTCTAATACAGTTGCACCTAGTATTGTAGGGGCTTCTATTGCTGTATTGGATATGCTGACTGAAACAACGGCACTGCGCGATAAACTGGAATTCAATACCAAATACTTCCGCACTAAGATGACGGAAGCAGGCTTTGATATCAAGCCGGGCGAGCATCCAATCGTGCCCATCATGCTCTATGATGCAGTTATTGCACAGCAATTTGCAGCTGCGTTACTGGAAGAAGGTGTGTATGTGATTGGTTTCTTCTTCCCTGTGGTGCCCAAAGGGCAAGCACGTATTCGTGTGCAGCTGAGTGCAGCACATGAGCAGGCGCATCTGGACAAAGCCATTGCGGCATTCACCAAAGTAGGTAAACAACTGGGCGTTATTAAATAA
- the nadB gene encoding L-aspartate oxidase has product MQTDFLVIGSGIAGLTYALKMAQRFPDKEITVITKTIADETNTKYAQGGIAGVWDAANDSFQKHIDDTLTAGDGLCNTAIVELVVKEGPERIRELIEYGAQFDKDADGDYALGKEGGHSAHRILHHKDVTGKEMERALLEQAQLQKNIRFIHHCFVIDIITQHHLGFLVTKSTNDITCYGVYVLNLQTNQIEKITAAFTLLATGGCGQAYRTTTNPRIATGDGIAMVYRAKGRIENMEFIQFHPTALYEPGQSPSFLITEAVRGDGGILRNKDGEAFMERYDARKDLAPRDIVARAIDNEMKRAGTEHVYLDCRHMDKDAFIHHFPNIYEKCLSIGIDVTKHMIPVAPAAHYSCGGIKTDEWGRSSIRRLYACGECASTGLHGANRLASNSLLEAMVFAHRAYLDVVCAAEENIAMPPANEIPDWDAKGTSDPKEMILITQSLKELQQIMSDYVGIVRTDVRLDRAMKRLDLLFAETEQLYRSTKVSPQLCELRNLISVGYLIVKGAQFRKESRGLHYNTDYPGKTALLQNIIL; this is encoded by the coding sequence ATGCAAACGGATTTCTTAGTCATCGGTTCTGGTATTGCAGGACTTACCTATGCCCTGAAAATGGCACAGCGATTTCCTGATAAAGAAATCACTGTTATTACCAAGACCATTGCGGATGAAACCAATACCAAATACGCACAGGGTGGTATTGCAGGTGTATGGGATGCAGCCAACGATAGTTTTCAAAAACATATTGATGATACTTTAACCGCAGGCGATGGCTTGTGCAATACAGCCATTGTTGAACTAGTGGTGAAAGAAGGTCCTGAGCGCATTCGCGAACTGATTGAATACGGTGCACAGTTTGATAAAGATGCTGATGGTGATTATGCTTTGGGTAAAGAGGGCGGACATAGTGCGCATCGCATCCTGCACCACAAAGATGTTACCGGTAAAGAAATGGAGCGTGCTTTATTGGAGCAGGCCCAGCTGCAAAAAAATATTCGCTTCATCCATCACTGCTTTGTAATTGATATCATTACCCAACACCACTTGGGTTTTCTGGTTACCAAATCCACCAATGATATTACTTGCTATGGTGTCTATGTGTTGAATCTGCAAACGAATCAGATAGAAAAGATTACGGCTGCATTCACCTTGTTGGCAACAGGTGGTTGCGGACAAGCGTACAGAACCACCACCAATCCGCGCATTGCAACGGGTGATGGTATTGCGATGGTCTACCGTGCTAAGGGCAGAATTGAAAACATGGAGTTTATTCAGTTTCACCCTACGGCTTTGTATGAGCCGGGACAGTCACCTTCTTTCTTAATCACTGAAGCAGTGAGAGGTGATGGTGGTATTCTGCGTAACAAAGATGGCGAAGCCTTCATGGAGCGCTATGATGCAAGAAAAGATTTGGCACCTCGTGATATTGTTGCACGTGCCATCGATAATGAAATGAAGCGCGCCGGTACAGAGCATGTGTATCTGGACTGCCGACACATGGATAAGGATGCGTTCATTCATCACTTCCCGAATATTTATGAGAAATGCCTCAGCATTGGCATTGATGTTACCAAGCACATGATTCCGGTTGCGCCTGCAGCGCATTATAGTTGTGGTGGTATCAAAACTGATGAGTGGGGTAGAAGCTCTATTCGCAGATTGTATGCTTGTGGCGAATGTGCTAGCACAGGTTTGCATGGGGCCAATCGTTTGGCAAGTAATTCTTTGTTAGAAGCCATGGTTTTTGCGCATCGCGCTTATTTGGATGTGGTTTGTGCAGCGGAAGAAAATATCGCTATGCCTCCTGCCAATGAGATTCCAGATTGGGATGCCAAGGGTACATCTGATCCAAAAGAAATGATCCTCATTACGCAGAGTTTAAAAGAACTACAGCAGATCATGAGTGATTATGTAGGTATCGTAAGAACTGATGTGCGTTTGGACAGGGCCATGAAGCGTTTGGATCTCTTGTTTGCAGAAACAGAGCAATTGTATCGTTCTACCAAGGTGTCGCCACAATTGTGTGAGTTGCGTAACCTGATTTCTGTTGGTTATCTCATTGTAAAAGGTGCACAGTTCCGCAAGGAAAGCAGAGGTCTGCATTATAATACCGATTATCCCGGTAAAACCGCTTTGCTGCAGAACATCATTCTGTAG
- the ispG gene encoding (E)-4-hydroxy-3-methylbut-2-enyl-diphosphate synthase, producing MQAYCHSLTQYKRLITREVKIGDLLLGNGHPIRVQTMTTTDTMDTMATVEQTIRCIEAGAELVRITAPSKKEAENLQNIKDELRKRGYSTPLVADIHFTPNAAEIAARIVEKVRVNPGNYVDKKKFETIDYTDAEYQEEIERIVERFTPLVKICKEYGTAMRIGTNHGSLSDRIMSRYGDTPMGMVESAMEFLRIARAESFHNIVLSMKASNPQVMVQAYRLLIQTMDQEFGECYPLHLGVTEAGDGEDGRIKSAAGIGTLLEDGIGDTVRVSLTEDPEFEIPVCRDLVKRYNTRSEHLAIPAIEHLNYSPFQYKRRQSISIENIGGTQVPVVVADMSRIDNLEPQDLQSVGYQYDAATDKWSINDAAADYVFTGKALPDFALPGTLKIITWPNHWEAATDKTSCFPIFDAKGFAEAEQISERINFVMVDCFSDETNVNDFTDLDVLQDAGRLNETVVLCLSSKNAHAMPAIRRMMVELTARKIGNPVVFVNDSNWRTADEHLIHYATEAGALLLDGFGDGVCFGMTKESYTAATELNASGRNYVQNQTPEAFINTTAFGILQATRTRISKTEYISCPSCGRTLFDLQETTAKIRAVTNHLKGVKIAIMGCIVNGPGEMADADFGYVGSGVGKITLYKGKEVVKRSVDSEVAVDELIQLLKDNGAWVEPA from the coding sequence ATGCAGGCTTATTGTCATTCACTGACGCAATACAAAAGATTGATCACCCGTGAGGTGAAGATTGGTGATTTGTTACTGGGTAATGGTCACCCCATACGTGTGCAAACCATGACCACCACCGATACCATGGATACCATGGCTACTGTGGAGCAAACCATTCGTTGTATTGAAGCAGGTGCTGAGCTAGTGCGTATTACAGCACCTTCCAAAAAAGAGGCAGAGAACCTGCAAAACATTAAAGACGAATTGCGCAAGCGTGGGTACAGCACGCCGCTGGTGGCTGATATCCATTTCACGCCCAATGCTGCTGAGATTGCCGCACGTATTGTCGAGAAAGTGCGTGTGAACCCGGGCAATTACGTTGATAAAAAGAAATTTGAAACCATTGATTATACTGATGCGGAATATCAGGAAGAGATTGAACGCATTGTGGAGCGTTTCACTCCGTTGGTGAAGATTTGTAAAGAGTATGGTACTGCCATGCGCATTGGCACCAACCATGGATCACTTAGTGATCGTATCATGAGTCGTTATGGCGATACACCCATGGGTATGGTAGAAAGTGCCATGGAATTTTTGCGTATTGCACGTGCAGAAAGCTTTCACAATATTGTGTTGAGCATGAAAGCATCCAATCCGCAGGTGATGGTGCAGGCCTACCGTTTGCTGATTCAAACCATGGATCAGGAATTTGGTGAGTGCTATCCTTTACACCTCGGTGTTACTGAAGCTGGTGATGGAGAAGATGGCCGTATCAAAAGTGCTGCAGGTATTGGCACTTTATTAGAAGATGGTATTGGCGATACAGTTCGCGTGTCATTAACAGAAGATCCTGAGTTTGAAATTCCTGTCTGCCGCGATCTCGTGAAGCGTTACAATACACGCAGCGAGCATCTAGCAATACCTGCCATTGAGCACCTGAATTATTCACCTTTTCAATACAAACGCAGACAAAGTATTTCGATTGAAAATATTGGTGGCACGCAAGTGCCTGTGGTGGTGGCAGATATGAGTCGTATTGACAATCTGGAGCCACAAGATTTGCAATCTGTCGGCTATCAGTATGATGCAGCTACCGATAAATGGAGCATCAATGATGCTGCTGCAGATTATGTGTTTACCGGCAAAGCCTTGCCTGATTTTGCATTGCCAGGCACGCTGAAGATTATCACATGGCCCAATCATTGGGAAGCAGCAACAGATAAAACATCTTGCTTCCCCATTTTTGATGCAAAGGGCTTTGCTGAAGCGGAGCAGATTAGTGAGCGCATCAATTTTGTGATGGTGGATTGTTTTAGTGATGAGACAAATGTGAATGATTTTACAGATTTGGATGTGTTGCAAGATGCTGGCAGACTCAATGAAACAGTTGTACTTTGTCTGAGCAGCAAGAATGCACATGCCATGCCTGCTATTCGCAGAATGATGGTAGAACTAACTGCGAGAAAGATTGGCAATCCGGTGGTTTTTGTGAATGATAGTAACTGGCGCACGGCTGATGAGCATTTGATTCATTATGCAACTGAAGCAGGGGCATTATTGCTGGATGGATTTGGTGATGGTGTTTGTTTTGGTATGACAAAAGAGTCTTACACTGCAGCAACTGAGCTGAATGCATCTGGCAGAAACTATGTGCAGAATCAAACACCAGAAGCGTTTATTAATACAACGGCTTTCGGTATTCTGCAGGCAACCAGAACAAGAATTTCCAAGACTGAATATATTTCCTGCCCATCCTGCGGCAGAACCTTGTTTGATTTGCAGGAGACTACTGCTAAGATTCGCGCAGTCACCAATCACCTCAAGGGCGTTAAAATTGCCATCATGGGTTGTATCGTGAATGGACCTGGTGAAATGGCGGATGCCGACTTTGGTTATGTAGGCAGTGGCGTTGGTAAGATTACTTTATACAAAGGCAAGGAAGTGGTGAAGCGCAGTGTAGATAGTGAGGTGGCTGTGGATGAATTAATCCAGCTGCTGAAAGACAACGGCGCCTGGGTAGAACCTGCCTAA
- a CDS encoding class D beta-lactamase — MNWTKQTAGWLLGLALTFSTCSPNNVTVDDSLKTHFDKQNVTGTFAMFDNSLGQFTIYALPKYKDSAYTPASTFKIVNSLIGLETGVIENEKMVIRWDGVVRTGPAGDTMHAWNKDLTMEEAFKASAVTYYQEVARRIGRDTMQRWLDSLKYGNHVIGKEIDQFWLDGSLKVRPDEQLGLVKRLYFGELPFQKRTQEIVRNVMLQEANSNYKLAYKTGWANPGTDQQKGWILGWIEENKHPYFFVLLVEAKAGTDMQTVRKQILMDILKQLGFLEGKR; from the coding sequence ATGAATTGGACTAAGCAGACAGCAGGATGGTTATTGGGATTGGCGTTGACGTTTTCAACTTGTAGTCCCAATAATGTGACAGTAGACGATAGCCTCAAAACACATTTTGATAAGCAAAACGTAACAGGCACATTCGCTATGTTCGATAATAGCTTGGGTCAGTTCACTATCTACGCATTGCCCAAGTACAAAGACTCTGCTTATACACCGGCTTCTACTTTCAAAATCGTGAATTCTCTCATTGGTCTGGAAACAGGCGTGATTGAAAACGAAAAAATGGTGATTCGCTGGGATGGTGTAGTGAGAACTGGTCCTGCCGGCGATACCATGCATGCATGGAACAAAGACCTCACCATGGAAGAAGCGTTCAAAGCTTCTGCTGTGACTTATTATCAGGAAGTAGCTCGTCGTATTGGTAGAGATACTATGCAGCGTTGGTTGGATAGTTTGAAATATGGCAATCATGTGATTGGTAAAGAGATTGATCAGTTTTGGTTGGATGGCAGCCTGAAAGTGCGCCCTGATGAACAACTGGGTTTGGTTAAACGATTGTATTTCGGTGAACTGCCTTTCCAAAAGCGTACACAGGAAATTGTGCGTAACGTAATGTTGCAGGAGGCGAATTCAAATTACAAACTCGCTTACAAAACAGGTTGGGCGAATCCCGGAACTGATCAACAGAAAGGCTGGATACTGGGTTGGATAGAAGAGAACAAGCATCCTTATTTTTTTGTGTTGCTGGTAGAAGCCAAGGCTGGAACGGATATGCAAACTGTGCGCAAGCAAATACTCATGGATATCCTGAAGCAGCTGGGTTTTCTGGAAGGCAAACGCTAA
- a CDS encoding response regulator transcription factor: MSIKVLYVEDEVFLGKIVKETLESRGFEVVMETDGANVVRLFEDAQPDICILDVMLPNRNGFELAEDIRKLNEDMPIIFLTAKTQTEDVVRGFKLGGNDYIRKPFSMEELIVRIENALRVKQATQITISGDSLAIGRYQFYLNRQVLAIGSQEKKLSYREAELLKYLWQHRNDVIDRRELLNHIWGNDSFFNSRNLDVYITKLRGYLKEDTAVEILTIKGVGYRFVIS, encoded by the coding sequence ATGAGCATCAAAGTACTATATGTAGAGGATGAAGTCTTTCTCGGCAAAATCGTGAAAGAAACCTTGGAGAGCCGTGGCTTTGAGGTGGTGATGGAAACCGATGGTGCCAATGTGGTGCGTCTATTTGAAGATGCCCAACCCGATATCTGTATTCTGGATGTGATGCTGCCCAATCGCAATGGATTTGAGCTAGCAGAAGATATCCGCAAGCTGAATGAGGATATGCCCATCATCTTCTTAACTGCTAAAACACAAACAGAAGATGTGGTGCGTGGTTTCAAGCTGGGCGGCAACGATTATATCCGTAAGCCTTTCAGCATGGAAGAATTGATCGTGCGAATTGAAAATGCACTTCGTGTAAAGCAGGCAACTCAGATCACCATTAGCGGTGATAGCTTGGCTATTGGTCGCTATCAATTCTACCTTAACCGACAAGTTCTCGCCATCGGCAGCCAGGAGAAAAAACTGTCATATCGCGAAGCAGAACTGCTCAAGTATCTCTGGCAGCATCGCAATGATGTGATCGACCGCCGAGAACTCCTCAACCATATCTGGGGCAATGATTCCTTCTTCAATAGCCGCAACCTGGATGTTTATATCACCAAACTGCGCGGCTACCTCAAAGAAGACACCGCCGTGGAGATACTCACCATCAAGGGTGTTGGGTACCGGTTTGTTATCAGCTAA